The Desulfuromonadales bacterium nucleotide sequence GCACCCCGGCCGGCAGCCTGTTGGGTTCCATCATCACCTCACGACAGCCACAGCAGCAGCAGGACGGTGACGAAGGATGCGCCGAACAGCGTTCTGGCACGCTTGACATTGAGCGAGCCGAGAATGATCGCGATGCCGACCAGAGGAAACGTCAACCGCAACCCGCCGGCAGCGGCGTCAACCGGACCGGCCAGCAGCGGCGCCAGCGCATGCAGCGTGAGCGTCCCGACCATAACGATGATCGCGAAGCTGGCCAGTGAAGCCAGGGCAAAATGTGCCAGTCCCCTCAGATGGCTCCGCTCCGCCGCAGCCAGATCCCCCGTCTCCAGCGCTGTCTCGGCCGCGATGAGCAGACGGCCGTTCCAGTTGCGGGCCAGGCGCTCGGCCAACTGGCCGATCTTGCCCAGGGGCATGGCGACGAGGGTACAGAGCAGCAGCAGGGGCAGCCCTGAGAGGGCAAGCGATTTACCCATGGTGATGGTCAGCAAGGTACTGGCGACCGCCACCTGGGTGTCGTCCGGCGGGATGGCCGCACCGACCGGCAAACGGCCCAACCAGAGAAGTTCGAGCAAGGCGCCAACCTGCAGGCCCACCAGAGGCTCGCCGAGCAGCCA carries:
- a CDS encoding PTS sugar transporter subunit IIC, yielding MPAADYLISGAVAVGAGLDRTAALQIMISRPIVAAPLTGWLLGEPLVGLQVGALLELLWLGRLPVGAAIPPDDTQVAVASTLLTITMGKSLALSGLPLLLLCTLVAMPLGKIGQLAERLARNWNGRLLIAAETALETGDLAAAERSHLRGLAHFALASLASFAIIVMVGTLTLHALAPLLAGPVDAAAGGLRLTFPLVGIAIILGSLNVKRARTLFGASFVTVLLLLWLS